In a single window of the Micrococcaceae bacterium Sec5.7 genome:
- a CDS encoding GNAT family N-acetyltransferase encodes MNDDYDIRRFNAVPKGDPGYSGTETWVEAVAFGFHDTKRSPEHVEKIIEMYRADQRVLTGAYQTGNLAAHALPADVPVATFGTLRKDLNIGFGRQLETRLVTAVTVRTSHRRRGLLRRMMTEDLELARKDGLAMAALTASEGSIYGRFGYGVASFERTVKVDTTARFSLEHVPVGTVEVADRKVLLDVAPQVFARVQRLTPGSIDRQEYYRFAASGELGRDGKHDDAVKVALHYGPAGDVDGYVSYKFLGWDIKPYTMEIVDLVASTNEGYLELWQFLGAIDLVERISWADAPVDDPLTWALADPRCVDSSDGRDMLWLRILDVEKALAARHYPADGRLVLAIDDSLGFAAGVFAMEVSGGEAAVVPCDPAEAELTLDASALSSIYLGAVCPVTLAAAGRIRENQQGAALKARGMFAVERATHCLTHF; translated from the coding sequence CTGAATGATGACTATGACATCCGGCGGTTCAACGCAGTGCCCAAAGGGGACCCTGGTTATTCCGGGACCGAAACCTGGGTGGAGGCGGTGGCCTTCGGCTTCCACGACACCAAACGGAGTCCGGAGCACGTCGAAAAGATCATCGAAATGTACCGGGCGGATCAGCGGGTACTGACCGGCGCCTACCAGACCGGGAACCTGGCTGCCCATGCGCTGCCGGCAGACGTCCCGGTGGCAACGTTCGGCACGCTTCGCAAGGATCTGAACATCGGCTTCGGCCGCCAGCTGGAGACACGGCTGGTCACTGCCGTCACCGTACGCACATCCCATCGGCGCCGCGGGCTGCTGCGCCGGATGATGACCGAAGACCTTGAGCTGGCCCGCAAGGATGGCCTGGCCATGGCGGCGCTGACGGCATCGGAAGGTTCCATTTATGGACGCTTCGGCTATGGGGTGGCCAGTTTTGAACGCACGGTCAAGGTGGATACCACCGCCCGCTTCAGTCTGGAGCATGTGCCTGTGGGCACGGTTGAGGTTGCCGACAGGAAAGTACTCCTGGACGTAGCACCTCAGGTATTCGCAAGGGTGCAGCGGCTGACCCCCGGTTCCATCGACCGCCAGGAGTACTACCGGTTTGCTGCTTCCGGTGAACTGGGCCGGGACGGCAAACACGATGACGCCGTCAAGGTGGCTCTTCACTACGGGCCCGCCGGTGATGTGGACGGCTACGTCTCGTACAAATTCCTGGGCTGGGACATTAAGCCCTACACCATGGAAATCGTGGATCTGGTGGCCTCCACCAATGAGGGTTACCTGGAGCTCTGGCAGTTCCTCGGTGCCATTGACCTGGTGGAGCGTATCAGCTGGGCCGACGCCCCCGTGGATGATCCGCTGACGTGGGCGCTGGCGGATCCCCGCTGCGTGGATTCCTCCGACGGCCGGGACATGCTTTGGCTCCGCATTCTGGATGTTGAGAAAGCGCTGGCCGCGCGGCACTACCCGGCGGATGGCCGGCTGGTTCTGGCCATTGATGACTCGCTGGGCTTTGCCGCAGGAGTGTTCGCTATGGAAGTCAGTGGCGGCGAGGCCGCCGTCGTGCCCTGTGATCCGGCCGAAGCAGAACTGACTCTGGACGCTTCTGCACTCTCATCGATTTACCTGGGGGCCGTCTGCCCCGTTACACTGGCGGCAGCAGGGCGGATACGCGAAAATCAGCAGGGCGCGGCGCTCAAGGCAAGGGGCATGTTCGCCGTTGAGCGCGCCACCCACTGCCTGACCCACTTCTAG